The Nocardioides panzhihuensis genome has a segment encoding these proteins:
- a CDS encoding SDR family NAD(P)-dependent oxidoreductase, which produces MSRLDNKVAIVTGSGRGIGREIALKLAVDGAAVVVNDLDEAPAKETVAAIEAAGGKAVACVGSVTEDGFAERFVQTAVDSYGGLDIVVNNAGYTWDTVIQKMTDEQWDAILDVHLKAPFRILRAAQPVISTAVKQAKAAGEPVPCRKVVNISSIAGLGGNAGQANYAAAKAGITGLTKTLAKEWGRLNVTVNTVAFGLIRTRLTDATTDGDATIDVEGNEIKVGVNPDLMTTMEQMIPLGRAGTPEDAAGAVYLFCIPESDYVSAQTLVCGGGFMI; this is translated from the coding sequence ATGAGCAGACTGGACAACAAGGTGGCCATCGTCACCGGCTCCGGCCGCGGGATCGGCCGCGAGATCGCCCTCAAGCTGGCCGTCGACGGCGCCGCAGTCGTCGTCAACGATCTCGACGAGGCGCCCGCGAAGGAGACCGTCGCTGCGATCGAGGCGGCCGGCGGCAAGGCGGTGGCCTGTGTCGGCAGCGTGACCGAGGACGGGTTCGCCGAGCGGTTCGTGCAGACAGCCGTCGATTCGTACGGTGGGCTGGACATCGTCGTCAACAACGCCGGCTACACCTGGGACACCGTCATCCAGAAGATGACCGACGAGCAGTGGGACGCGATCCTCGACGTACACCTCAAGGCGCCCTTCCGGATCCTGCGGGCCGCCCAGCCGGTGATCTCGACGGCGGTGAAGCAGGCCAAGGCCGCCGGCGAACCGGTGCCGTGCCGCAAGGTCGTCAACATCTCCTCGATCGCCGGCCTCGGCGGCAACGCCGGGCAGGCCAACTACGCCGCAGCCAAGGCGGGCATCACCGGCCTGACCAAGACGCTTGCCAAGGAATGGGGCCGGCTCAACGTCACCGTCAACACTGTGGCCTTCGGCCTGATCAGGACCCGACTCACCGATGCGACCACCGACGGCGACGCCACGATCGACGTCGAGGGCAACGAGATCAAGGTCGGCGTCAACCCCGACCTGATGACGACGATGGAGCAGATGATCCCGCTGGGCCGCGCGGGTACGCCCGAGGACGCAGCCGGCGCGGTCTACCTCTTCTGCATCCCCGAGTCCGACTACGTCAGCGCGCAGACCCTGGTCTGCGGCGGCGGCTTCATGATCTGA
- a CDS encoding AraC family transcriptional regulator produces MSALLDVSGRPSTEDAILQSLTAYKRYETYDLAVAEAGIRQFMAPGRLSVRRGDRDNVDARAYYADTGAVGVGRMSYGAEVRVDRQADSRYLGVTIPLSGTIRVWRGGEVVEAKAGESLVVIAADGHFRAEWSADCDALMLRMTTSSLARAAGALTGEWESGRPPRFVHQVLPLEEGYAVHAAARLLAQILGQYEDIAVVPNALLHQLSEHALSAALLGLEHDLSAPTQRTFRAAPSSAVRSAIRLIDGEDGEVFNVNELARHVGITVRALELGFRRVLDETPYQYMRRTRLERAHRDLLAADATNGTTVTEVATRWGFFHTGRFAASYKATFGVMPSVTLSASQTGHG; encoded by the coding sequence ATGAGCGCCTTGCTGGACGTCTCCGGTCGGCCAAGCACGGAAGACGCCATCTTGCAGTCCCTCACGGCCTACAAGCGCTATGAGACTTACGACCTCGCGGTTGCGGAGGCGGGAATCAGGCAGTTCATGGCGCCCGGCAGACTGAGCGTACGTCGTGGCGACCGCGACAACGTCGATGCGCGTGCTTATTACGCCGACACCGGTGCCGTCGGGGTCGGGCGGATGAGCTACGGCGCGGAGGTGCGCGTCGACAGGCAGGCGGACTCTCGATACCTCGGGGTCACGATCCCGTTGTCAGGGACAATACGCGTCTGGCGAGGTGGTGAGGTTGTCGAAGCGAAGGCCGGTGAGTCTTTGGTGGTGATCGCAGCAGACGGGCACTTCCGGGCCGAGTGGAGCGCCGACTGCGATGCCCTCATGCTGCGCATGACGACCTCCTCGCTAGCGCGCGCGGCGGGCGCGCTGACTGGTGAATGGGAGTCGGGCCGGCCACCGCGGTTCGTGCATCAGGTGTTGCCGCTCGAGGAGGGGTATGCAGTCCATGCCGCAGCCAGACTGCTCGCTCAGATCCTTGGGCAGTACGAAGACATCGCCGTTGTCCCGAACGCTCTGCTCCATCAACTATCCGAGCACGCGCTGAGCGCTGCGCTACTCGGGTTGGAGCACGATCTCAGCGCCCCGACTCAACGCACCTTCCGAGCCGCCCCGAGCAGTGCCGTACGGTCAGCCATCCGCTTGATCGACGGCGAGGACGGCGAGGTGTTCAACGTCAACGAGTTGGCGCGCCACGTCGGTATCACCGTCCGTGCCCTCGAGTTGGGCTTCCGGCGAGTGCTCGACGAAACTCCGTATCAGTACATGCGCCGGACCCGGCTTGAGCGAGCACATCGCGACCTATTGGCCGCTGACGCCACCAACGGAACCACAGTCACCGAGGTCGCGACCAGGTGGGGCTTCTTCCACACGGGTCGGTTCGCCGCCTCCTACAAGGCCACCTTTGGCGTCATGCCCTCCGTGACCCTGAGCGCGTCACAGACGGGCCACGGCTGA
- a CDS encoding NmrA family NAD(P)-binding protein, translating into MILVTGATGTIGRSVVSGLIAARTPFRATTRQESLVGSDPSLVRMELGDRDSVVAALKGVETVFLNSSQHPEMAAHQSGLIDAAAQAGVRHVVKVSAGSAATGRDKPSWVGRAHAEIEAHLERSGLGSTILRPNYFMQNLLGLAPAIVAGKLPMALQEHRLALVDARDIAAVAAAVLRNPDAHRGRSYEVTGPESLTPADIADLISAGLGKRVNHAPLTLEELRASATRSGAPEWIQRHVVELMDIYARDDSVGLVSHDVELVTGHAPVGLAKFVDDHAPRFGSVT; encoded by the coding sequence ATGATCTTGGTTACTGGAGCGACCGGCACCATCGGTCGGTCCGTCGTGTCGGGGCTGATCGCCGCGAGGACGCCGTTCCGGGCGACGACACGTCAGGAATCGTTGGTGGGTTCTGATCCGTCCCTCGTGAGGATGGAGCTGGGCGATCGCGACTCGGTCGTGGCCGCACTCAAGGGTGTCGAGACGGTGTTCCTGAACAGCAGCCAACACCCGGAGATGGCGGCGCACCAGAGCGGACTCATCGATGCGGCAGCTCAGGCTGGTGTACGTCACGTCGTGAAGGTCTCGGCCGGGAGCGCGGCAACCGGCCGCGACAAGCCCAGCTGGGTTGGTCGCGCGCACGCCGAGATCGAGGCGCACCTGGAGCGGTCCGGATTGGGATCGACGATCCTGCGACCGAACTACTTCATGCAGAATCTGCTCGGCCTCGCTCCGGCGATCGTCGCGGGCAAGCTCCCCATGGCGCTGCAGGAGCATCGTCTTGCTCTGGTCGATGCCCGAGACATCGCGGCCGTCGCGGCCGCCGTACTTCGCAACCCTGACGCCCACCGCGGGCGTTCCTACGAGGTCACCGGACCGGAATCCTTGACGCCGGCCGACATCGCCGACCTCATCTCTGCAGGGTTGGGGAAACGGGTCAACCACGCCCCGCTCACCCTCGAGGAGTTGCGCGCAAGCGCGACACGTTCTGGCGCACCCGAGTGGATACAGAGGCACGTGGTCGAGCTCATGGACATCTACGCCCGCGACGATTCCGTCGGGCTCGTGTCCCACGATGTAGAACTGGTGACGGGGCATGCGCCAGTCGGACTGGCGAAATTCGTGGATGACCACGCACCGAGGTTTGGGAGTGTGACATGA
- a CDS encoding YciI family protein, translated as MTNDTAGQLDGMTWEQLLERSRQLDLHAEQLFLIRSTPINGFAPIEDALEEHLPYQKKLEDSGVMFAAGPLASPEGTEWNGEGVFVYRAASLEEAVRLAEADPMHSRGARRFEVRAWCLNEGTTTKSSVGD; from the coding sequence ATGACCAACGACACCGCCGGCCAACTGGACGGCATGACGTGGGAGCAGCTGCTGGAGCGCTCGCGCCAGCTCGATCTGCACGCCGAGCAGCTGTTCCTGATCCGGTCTACGCCGATCAACGGCTTCGCACCTATCGAGGACGCACTGGAGGAGCACCTGCCGTACCAGAAGAAGCTCGAGGACAGTGGCGTGATGTTCGCAGCTGGGCCCCTGGCATCGCCTGAGGGGACGGAGTGGAACGGTGAGGGTGTCTTCGTCTATCGCGCCGCGAGCCTCGAGGAGGCAGTCCGGCTGGCGGAGGCTGACCCGATGCACTCGCGAGGGGCGCGCCGGTTCGAGGTTCGAGCCTGGTGCCTGAACGAGGGTACGACCACCAAGTCCTCCGTGGGAGACTGA
- a CDS encoding alpha/beta fold hydrolase — MTTTPASARTEDDWTEPPERVAPHLAAAAAMWQELPELLPKMVATPEDFVEADAPMGAIARRLVAIPKVTAPPTSGEGEVEELRGVEFTHHFVDAPGDGESVRWHYVESGPKDGDPVVFLHGVPDSWFQWHVVMAGISDRHRCIAIDLKGYGQSDKRTGDYRQEGVADQLIALLDTIGVDRFSLITHDRGTPPADHMVAKLGTRVIRYGRGQQHLWHLHPSLHPQEKMFTAPTAPFVLGDARTFTIVGYTALGAKPVDDKLLERTIAEFAYPGISTAVPRYFHSSSFRQEWIERRTRLIAAWRCPVLLLQGSHDPGQPHEFYSDPDVLAKLPKGSGLHLFDAGHFWPFEAPDDAAETIGSFVNGDLGH; from the coding sequence ATGACCACCACCCCCGCCAGCGCCAGGACCGAAGACGACTGGACCGAGCCGCCCGAGCGAGTAGCGCCCCACTTGGCCGCCGCGGCAGCCATGTGGCAAGAACTGCCCGAGTTGCTGCCGAAGATGGTGGCGACCCCTGAGGACTTCGTCGAAGCCGATGCTCCGATGGGAGCCATCGCTCGACGCCTCGTGGCCATCCCCAAAGTAACCGCGCCCCCTACCTCCGGTGAGGGCGAGGTGGAGGAGCTCAGGGGTGTGGAGTTCACCCACCACTTCGTTGATGCACCTGGCGACGGAGAGAGCGTGCGATGGCACTACGTCGAGAGCGGACCGAAAGACGGTGATCCGGTCGTCTTCCTGCACGGCGTACCGGACTCGTGGTTCCAGTGGCACGTCGTGATGGCCGGGATCTCGGATCGGCACCGCTGCATCGCCATCGACCTCAAGGGATACGGCCAGTCGGACAAGCGCACCGGCGACTACCGACAGGAGGGCGTCGCCGATCAGCTGATCGCACTGCTGGACACCATCGGTGTCGACCGCTTCAGCCTCATCACCCACGACCGCGGGACGCCGCCGGCGGACCACATGGTGGCCAAGCTGGGCACCCGCGTGATCCGGTACGGCCGTGGCCAGCAGCACCTGTGGCACCTCCACCCCAGCCTTCACCCGCAGGAGAAGATGTTCACGGCGCCCACCGCGCCGTTCGTGCTCGGCGACGCTCGTACGTTCACGATCGTCGGCTATACGGCGCTCGGTGCGAAACCGGTCGACGACAAGCTTCTCGAGCGGACGATCGCCGAGTTCGCATACCCGGGCATCAGCACGGCGGTCCCTCGCTACTTCCACTCCTCCTCCTTCCGCCAGGAGTGGATCGAGCGCCGAACGCGTCTCATCGCCGCCTGGCGCTGCCCGGTGCTGCTCCTTCAGGGAAGCCACGACCCCGGTCAACCGCACGAGTTCTACAGCGACCCCGACGTCCTCGCGAAGCTGCCGAAGGGCAGTGGACTGCACCTGTTCGACGCCGGCCACTTCTGGCCGTTCGAAGCTCCGGACGACGCCGCCGAAACTATCGGCAGCTTCGTCAACGGCGATCTCGGCCACTGA
- a CDS encoding aminomethyl transferase family protein produces MTTPNLEQAIDRSGGNPAKMLRADARGPYQFPIPQMEYANWRDEQRVWRESAIFFDQSFHMSDVYFRGPDAKRLFSEVGVNSFRTFGRDKAKQFVATNPRGHVIGDAILFGLDEEEYALVGSPVAANWVQFHAETGDYKVDVERDDASPINPRERLLFRYQVQGPAALEIVRKASGGTLGPVKFFNIGEFQIAGVTVRALNHTMVGIPGQEHTGLEIFGPREHSAPVKEALLEAGSGLGMLQGGAVSYPTTSNESGWIARPLPAIYTGDDMRAYREHLPAHGFEAHASLGGSFVSDSIEDYYLTPYDLGYGRVVSFDHDFIGREALEQIAVAPPRRKVWLDWDAGDTGHVLTSSLFASGRGAKYLSLPAGGYSLIHYDRVLLDRTGVGVAMDPMFTMNHGNVTSLASIDAGLAEDGQRLTLVWGDEASIGVKPQVEPHRETEVRVTVRTSPRTSQGARR; encoded by the coding sequence ATGACCACCCCCAACCTCGAGCAAGCCATCGACCGCAGCGGCGGAAATCCCGCCAAGATGCTGCGCGCCGATGCCCGCGGCCCGTACCAGTTCCCGATTCCGCAGATGGAGTACGCGAACTGGCGTGACGAACAGCGGGTGTGGAGGGAATCCGCGATCTTCTTCGATCAGTCCTTCCACATGAGCGACGTGTACTTCCGTGGCCCCGACGCGAAACGGCTGTTCTCCGAGGTAGGCGTGAACTCGTTCCGCACCTTCGGGAGGGACAAGGCCAAGCAGTTCGTGGCGACGAACCCGCGCGGCCATGTCATTGGCGACGCCATCCTCTTCGGACTCGACGAGGAGGAGTACGCCCTGGTCGGTTCACCAGTGGCCGCGAACTGGGTGCAGTTCCACGCCGAGACCGGCGACTACAAGGTCGACGTGGAGCGGGACGACGCCAGCCCGATCAACCCCCGGGAGCGACTGTTGTTCCGCTACCAGGTGCAGGGACCCGCCGCCCTCGAGATCGTCCGGAAAGCGTCAGGCGGGACGCTCGGACCGGTGAAGTTCTTCAACATCGGCGAGTTCCAGATCGCCGGAGTGACGGTCCGGGCGCTCAACCACACCATGGTTGGCATCCCCGGCCAGGAGCACACCGGCCTGGAGATCTTCGGGCCACGGGAACATTCAGCACCGGTCAAGGAAGCACTGCTCGAGGCAGGCTCGGGGCTCGGCATGCTCCAGGGCGGCGCGGTGTCCTACCCGACCACGTCCAACGAGTCCGGATGGATCGCCCGCCCCCTGCCAGCGATTTACACCGGGGACGACATGCGTGCCTATCGGGAACACCTCCCCGCGCACGGCTTCGAGGCGCACGCCTCGCTCGGAGGAAGCTTCGTATCCGACTCCATCGAGGACTACTACCTCACGCCGTACGACCTGGGTTATGGCCGCGTGGTCAGCTTCGACCACGACTTCATCGGTCGCGAGGCGCTCGAGCAGATCGCTGTCGCACCGCCTCGCCGGAAGGTGTGGCTCGACTGGGACGCGGGAGACACCGGCCACGTCCTGACGAGCAGCCTGTTCGCCAGCGGTCGCGGGGCCAAGTACCTGAGCCTGCCCGCCGGTGGCTATTCCCTCATCCACTATGACCGGGTGCTGCTCGACAGAACGGGCGTCGGCGTCGCGATGGACCCGATGTTCACGATGAACCACGGCAACGTCACCTCACTGGCCAGCATCGATGCCGGCCTGGCCGAGGACGGACAGCGACTGACTCTCGTGTGGGGCGACGAGGCCTCCATCGGGGTCAAACCACAGGTCGAACCTCACCGCGAGACCGAAGTACGCGTGACAGTGCGTACGAGCCCCCGCACAAGCCAAGGAGCACGACGATGA
- a CDS encoding methylenetetrahydrofolate reductase, whose translation MATDQPTTSSEVDGRLLQMLTDATMEVIPLKGGPEQILATSPGATVAVTCSPKFGLSRTLEQCEVAASAGRRVVPHIAARMVEDRAALRDAVRRVADLGVTDLYVIGGDAAAPIGRYGEAGQLLDDLAEIEHPFTRIGVGCYPEGHPHIDDDRLWEALLRKQSSATYMVSQMCFDAEALTTWLAQARARGVTLPLRVGIAGPLKLAKLTELSLRIGVGQSLRYLSKQHGLVGNVLLGRTYDPVPLIRSVVSDKPGTDIEGLHAFTFNQVPVFRAWAKTYGAMS comes from the coding sequence ATGGCCACCGACCAGCCCACAACCTCATCAGAGGTAGACGGCCGGCTTCTCCAGATGCTGACCGACGCCACGATGGAGGTCATCCCGTTGAAGGGCGGACCAGAGCAGATCCTGGCAACGTCCCCGGGTGCGACCGTCGCGGTGACGTGTTCCCCGAAGTTCGGTCTGAGTCGCACGCTGGAGCAGTGCGAAGTGGCGGCGAGCGCAGGGCGACGGGTCGTTCCCCACATCGCGGCCCGCATGGTCGAGGATCGCGCAGCGCTTCGTGACGCCGTGCGACGGGTCGCAGACCTCGGGGTGACCGACCTCTACGTGATCGGTGGCGACGCCGCCGCTCCCATCGGCCGCTATGGCGAGGCGGGACAGCTGCTCGACGACCTGGCGGAGATCGAGCATCCGTTCACCAGGATCGGGGTCGGCTGCTATCCCGAGGGCCACCCGCACATCGACGACGACCGCCTGTGGGAGGCGCTGCTACGCAAGCAGAGCTCCGCCACCTACATGGTCAGCCAGATGTGCTTCGACGCCGAGGCGCTCACGACGTGGCTGGCTCAAGCGCGTGCACGGGGCGTGACGTTGCCGCTCCGGGTCGGCATTGCCGGTCCCCTCAAGCTCGCCAAGCTCACCGAGCTGTCGCTCCGCATCGGAGTCGGCCAGTCGTTGCGCTACCTCTCCAAGCAGCACGGACTGGTCGGCAACGTACTTCTCGGCCGAACCTACGACCCCGTTCCGCTGATCCGCTCTGTCGTCTCTGACAAGCCGGGCACTGACATCGAGGGCCTCCACGCCTTCACCTTCAACCAGGTGCCCGTCTTCCGGGCCTGGGCCAAGACGTACGGAGCAATGTCATGA
- the purU gene encoding formyltetrahydrofolate deformylase produces the protein MSELVLTLSCPDRPGIVQAVSTFVTAHGLNIVETEQFGDRDETRFYMRVAAESLDDVSPDADSLRADFEIVARDFAMDWRLVDSQQRPRMLIMVSKFGHCLSDLLYRVRIEQLAADVVAVVSNHPDCRDMVQAAGVPFVHLPVDAGSKADAEDKLMQLVDQEQVDLVVLARYMQILSPELCDRLSGRVINIHHSMLPSFKGARPYQQAYDRGVKLVGATAHYATSDLDEGPIIEQEVQRVDHTMDAAALTALGRDTECLALSRAVRYHLENRVMVHGRKTVVLK, from the coding sequence ATGAGCGAACTCGTCCTCACCCTGTCCTGCCCGGACCGCCCTGGCATCGTTCAGGCGGTCTCCACCTTCGTGACCGCTCACGGCCTCAACATCGTCGAGACCGAACAGTTCGGTGACCGCGACGAAACACGCTTCTACATGCGTGTCGCCGCGGAGAGCCTCGATGACGTGTCGCCCGACGCCGACTCGCTGCGCGCCGACTTCGAGATCGTGGCTCGTGACTTCGCCATGGACTGGCGCCTGGTCGACTCCCAGCAGCGCCCGCGAATGCTGATCATGGTCAGCAAGTTCGGTCATTGCCTCAGCGACCTGCTCTACCGCGTACGCATCGAACAGCTCGCCGCGGACGTGGTCGCAGTCGTCTCCAACCATCCCGATTGCAGGGATATGGTCCAAGCCGCCGGCGTCCCCTTCGTGCATCTCCCGGTTGATGCCGGGTCCAAGGCGGACGCCGAGGACAAGCTGATGCAGCTCGTCGACCAGGAGCAGGTGGACCTGGTGGTGCTCGCCCGGTACATGCAGATCCTCTCGCCCGAGCTCTGCGACCGGCTGAGCGGCCGCGTCATCAACATCCACCACTCGATGCTGCCCAGCTTCAAGGGCGCCCGGCCCTACCAACAGGCGTACGACAGGGGCGTCAAGCTCGTCGGCGCGACCGCCCACTACGCCACCTCGGACCTCGATGAAGGCCCGATCATCGAGCAGGAAGTGCAGCGGGTCGACCACACGATGGACGCCGCGGCCCTCACGGCGCTTGGCCGCGACACCGAGTGCCTGGCCTTGTCGCGGGCAGTGCGCTACCACCTCGAGAACCGAGTCATGGTCCACGGCCGCAAGACGGTCGTCCTGAAATGA
- the folP gene encoding dihydropteroate synthase, whose amino-acid sequence MGVLNVTPDSFSDGGAHLSTDDAVRHGLNMAADGADWIDIGGESTRPGARRPSVATELERVLPVVRALSHRGVPVSVDTMRAEVARRAIDVGASMVNDVSGGLADPAMFATVADLSAPYVLTHWRSGGVQEHRPETYADVADDVAAELRDRVHRAIDAGVDKDQIIVDPGVGFSKNAIQSWTLLRRIEVVQDLGFPVLVGVSRKRLLTQVCGDEAGLVDRDLATAVVSALLASSGVDLLRVHDVAGTMVALRTAQQLRA is encoded by the coding sequence ATGGGTGTCCTCAACGTGACCCCGGACTCCTTCTCCGACGGTGGGGCCCACCTGAGCACAGACGACGCGGTACGGCACGGGCTGAACATGGCTGCGGACGGCGCGGACTGGATCGACATCGGTGGCGAGTCGACGCGCCCCGGGGCGCGGCGCCCCTCTGTTGCGACGGAGCTCGAACGCGTACTACCTGTCGTTCGCGCCCTCTCGCACCGAGGGGTGCCGGTCTCCGTCGACACGATGCGGGCCGAAGTCGCGCGCCGCGCGATCGACGTCGGCGCGAGCATGGTCAATGACGTCAGCGGCGGGCTCGCCGATCCTGCGATGTTTGCCACGGTGGCCGACCTGAGCGCTCCTTACGTGCTGACCCACTGGCGGTCTGGGGGTGTCCAAGAGCACAGACCGGAGACGTACGCCGACGTGGCCGACGACGTCGCGGCCGAGCTGCGGGACCGAGTCCATCGCGCCATCGACGCCGGGGTCGACAAGGATCAGATCATCGTCGACCCCGGCGTCGGCTTCTCCAAGAACGCCATCCAGTCGTGGACACTGCTCCGCCGCATCGAGGTCGTCCAGGATCTGGGGTTCCCCGTGCTGGTCGGCGTGAGCCGAAAGCGGCTGCTTACCCAGGTCTGCGGTGACGAGGCGGGTCTTGTCGACCGCGACCTCGCCACCGCCGTCGTCAGCGCACTACTGGCGTCGAGCGGCGTCGACCTGCTGCGGGTCCACGACGTGGCCGGGACCATGGTGGCGCTGCGGACCGCGCAGCAACTGAGAGCCTGA
- a CDS encoding MFS transporter codes for MKTTGNDRGSRMTAAQVGTLGVCLAMAVLDGFDAQTLAYAAPSITTEFGFGPGALGIVFSASLVGMALGSVLFGMLVDRLGRKFGLIASVVIFGLATLTIPALATSVETFLLIRFIAGIGMGGVAPSFIALVSENVPAHVRSRAVMVAVGCVSLGAFLGALVSRAAIPAYGWRSIFIIGGLLPLVFAVLAAVVVRGVTTGPQRTVDHASTSPAVLFREGRATSTIALWLVYFLNLLVMFALLNWLPTLLVQAGLDAGTAFIGSSLFAAGGFIGGILLGFRIDRRGQAHATLVGGYLIGMVGIGLVLLTTSTPLLMTGILLIGVGIVGGQSGLTILAVSLYPLPIRGTGIGWAYAVGRTGSIAGPALNGVLVAGGLGATSIIGLSALPLIVVALGVITLAALRSPATADAELAVS; via the coding sequence ATGAAGACGACTGGAAACGACCGTGGCTCGCGGATGACAGCCGCGCAGGTAGGGACGTTGGGCGTGTGCCTGGCGATGGCGGTGCTTGACGGCTTCGATGCGCAGACCCTGGCGTACGCGGCGCCGTCCATCACGACCGAGTTCGGATTCGGCCCGGGGGCTCTGGGCATCGTGTTCTCGGCGAGCCTCGTCGGCATGGCGCTGGGCAGTGTTCTCTTCGGGATGCTGGTCGACCGCCTTGGGCGCAAGTTCGGGCTCATCGCCTCGGTTGTCATCTTCGGGCTGGCCACCCTCACGATCCCCGCCCTCGCCACCAGCGTGGAGACCTTCCTGCTCATCCGCTTCATCGCGGGAATCGGAATGGGCGGAGTGGCGCCGAGCTTCATCGCTCTCGTCTCCGAGAACGTCCCCGCACACGTCCGATCCCGTGCCGTGATGGTGGCGGTCGGCTGCGTTTCCCTGGGTGCATTTCTCGGTGCCCTGGTGTCGCGCGCGGCCATCCCGGCGTACGGCTGGCGCTCGATCTTTATCATCGGTGGCCTGCTGCCGCTCGTGTTCGCCGTCCTGGCCGCCGTCGTCGTCCGAGGTGTCACTACCGGCCCTCAGCGCACGGTCGATCACGCGTCCACCTCGCCCGCTGTCCTCTTCCGAGAGGGCCGCGCCACCAGCACCATCGCGCTCTGGCTCGTCTACTTCCTGAACCTGCTCGTCATGTTCGCACTGCTCAACTGGCTGCCGACCCTTCTGGTCCAGGCCGGCCTCGACGCAGGAACGGCGTTCATCGGCAGTTCGCTGTTCGCTGCGGGCGGGTTCATCGGCGGCATCCTGCTCGGGTTCCGGATCGACCGGCGCGGGCAGGCGCACGCGACACTGGTCGGCGGATACCTCATCGGCATGGTCGGCATCGGCCTGGTGCTGCTCACGACAAGCACCCCGCTGTTGATGACTGGCATCCTCCTCATCGGAGTCGGCATCGTCGGTGGACAGTCCGGTCTGACGATCCTCGCCGTCTCCCTCTACCCGCTGCCGATCCGCGGCACAGGCATCGGATGGGCGTACGCCGTAGGTCGCACCGGCTCGATAGCTGGTCCGGCACTCAACGGTGTGCTGGTAGCCGGCGGGCTCGGCGCGACCTCGATCATCGGCCTGTCCGCCTTGCCTCTGATCGTGGTGGCGCTCGGCGTGATCACCCTCGCCGCCCTGCGGAGCCCGGCCACGGCGGATGCCGAGCTTGCCGTCAGCTGA
- a CDS encoding amidohydrolase family protein codes for MQDDTAPLVDVHAHFLTSSYVEAASAAGHRRPDGMASWPSWSAEDHLRLMDAHGIERSILSISSPGVWFGDLGSSTALCRRVNDFAADVVAEHPDRFQFFASVPLPAVDEAIAEATRALDQLGAAGTVVMTNAGGVYLSDPAVELFLDELDRRGAAVFVHPTTPLGWEHTTLGFPRPMVEFFADTTRVISAMLMKGDVARRDRLRMIVPHCGASLPLLADRLRLFASILSSTPDGLERIDEGLGRLWFDLAGTPMPLQADALISQVGTGRLLYGSDYCWTPPHIVNSQIAALDSAWRADVHGAWRELARDNAAAFHAQGVASH; via the coding sequence ATGCAGGACGACACAGCACCCCTGGTCGATGTACATGCCCATTTCCTGACCTCGTCGTACGTGGAGGCGGCTTCGGCGGCAGGGCATCGCCGTCCGGACGGGATGGCGTCGTGGCCATCGTGGAGCGCTGAGGATCACCTTCGGCTCATGGATGCGCACGGCATCGAGCGGTCGATTCTCTCGATCTCGTCGCCAGGGGTCTGGTTCGGCGACCTGGGATCGTCGACGGCGCTCTGCCGCCGGGTGAACGACTTTGCGGCCGATGTGGTCGCCGAACATCCTGATCGCTTCCAGTTCTTCGCCTCGGTCCCGCTCCCGGCGGTCGACGAGGCGATCGCGGAGGCAACGCGTGCGCTGGACCAATTGGGTGCGGCCGGCACTGTGGTGATGACCAACGCAGGTGGCGTCTACCTCAGCGACCCTGCCGTCGAGCTTTTCCTTGATGAGCTGGACCGCCGGGGAGCCGCGGTCTTCGTGCACCCAACCACGCCCCTGGGCTGGGAGCACACGACCTTGGGGTTCCCGCGACCCATGGTGGAGTTCTTCGCTGACACCACCCGGGTGATCTCGGCCATGCTCATGAAAGGCGACGTTGCTCGCCGCGACCGGCTGCGCATGATCGTGCCGCATTGCGGTGCGTCGCTACCGCTACTCGCAGACCGGCTACGTCTGTTCGCCTCGATCCTGTCCTCGACGCCGGACGGACTCGAGCGCATCGACGAAGGTCTTGGGCGACTCTGGTTCGACCTTGCCGGGACACCCATGCCACTTCAGGCAGACGCTCTCATCAGCCAGGTCGGCACCGGCCGCCTCCTCTACGGCAGCGACTACTGCTGGACACCTCCGCACATCGTGAACTCGCAGATCGCAGCGCTCGACTCCGCATGGCGCGCGGATGTCCACGGCGCGTGGCGAGAGCTGGCTCGCGACAACGCCGCCGCTTTCCACGCACAGGGCGTGGCGAGCCACTGA